Genomic segment of Nitrospira sp.:
GCAGTTATTACGAAGTGTTGCGGGAAAAACTGAAGTGGGGCGACGGGTGAAATACGGCGGGCGCGCTAGGCGCGCCCGCGTTCGATATGGGCCAGCATGTCCGCGTTCGACGCGAACTTGAATTCTCCAATGGCGTCCGGGGATCCGGCGTGGGCCTTCTCCACCGCATCCAACACCTTGAGACCGTCGAGGTCCACGGGCTTGCTCTTCCGATCTTTGAGCAAAACCTGTAACTTCGCCAGAACATCCTTTGCTCCCGTGCGAGACGACCCCGTCTTGTTCGCCAAATAGCGCGTGATCACTTCCGCACACCAGTCTCCGTCACGCTTGGCAATCCCGACGAGCCCTTCGCTGGCCTTTCGTGCCCATCCCGCCAAAAACACACCGTCCACCACCTGACCAGACTTTTCGTCGTAGGCTTGGAACAGGGCATCGTCGGGATCGTTGGCGGTCTTCGTAGGATTCGTCACATAGACGCCGTTCTTATAGGGCAACCCGACCGTGTCATCAACCCGGTCGCCGACCGCGAAGACCACGCTGTCGACGGGGAATTCATAGTACTGCTTGAGACCGACGGCGGCCGTATCGTCGCCCTTCGGCTCCAGCTTGTTCTCTTCCATTTCCAACGCCCGCACGCGGTTATTGCCATCGACGAGCACCCGCTTAGGTGAAGCCAGAAAACGGAAGCCCATTTTCGAGGAGCTGTGGGTCTGCTCACACTTGGTGAACTCGGCAGTCAGGCTCGTCAGCACCTCATCGGCATTTTGTCCAACAGCCGCAAGCCGATCCTTAATGCGGGCGAATTCCTTGGCGATGCCTTCCTGATCCATGTTTGAACAGACGGCACGGATTTCTTTCGGGTTGTACTTGCGCTCGACGGGGCCACGGCGGGCAATCGCCGTGACGCGTTCGACTTTCTTGTATCGAATCAGCCAATGAGCGATATCGACCATCACATCGCCGACGCCGATGATCGCAACATGTTTGCCCATGTCGAACGGTCGGTCACCGAACCCTGGCAGGCGATTGAAGTGATACACCACGTCTTTGGCGTGGAAGACACCCTTGGCGGAATCGCCTTCGACTCCAATGGCTTTCGTACCCTGGGCACCGATGGAAAACGCGACGGCGCTGGCGCCAAGCCCCCGCAACTCCTCGACGGAAAGGTCTTTGCCCTGGCCCACCGAGACATTGCCAAAGTAATGCACATTGGGCTGCTCAAGCATGTCCCAATATTGCTTCTTCAATCCGCCCCGCAGTTTGAGTTTACTCGGGAAAATCCCGTATTCCGCCAAGCCGCCAAACTTGATATCGCGATTGAGAATGATGACCTCGTGGCCCACGTCTGCCATATTTTTGGCCAGGGCCATGCCGGCAGGGCCTGCGCCCACGACGATAACCACATGCCCGCTTGTCTCGGAACCAGTTGCGCTCATTATCTACCCTTCAATGTATATCGAAAATGACTCATGATGATCTTCGACCGACGGCCAAAGAACCGAAATTTTTTGGCACGTTAGCATAGGGGTTGTTGGACTGTCAAAAGCGGAGACCACGTCCGAACGCTCCGGCACTGGTCCCTATCCTGCACGGTGCGATGGTCCGCCAGGCCATTTACCCGCCGGCACTGCCGACCGGCCCGCCGGCCTGAGTCATCCGCCACGGGTCGAGCAGTTGGGTCAGCCGCTTTTCCGGCAGCACGTTTTGCTCGCGGGCCACTTGGCGGACAGTCTTCCCGGACTTGTACGCATCCTTGGCCAGTTTCGCCGCCGCCTCATAGCCGATGACCGGGGCAAGGGCCGTGCACATGGCCAGGCTCTCTTCAATGAGACTCTTGCAGCGTTCCTCGTTTGCCTTAATGCCCGAAATGCATTTCACCGCGAAGTTGGTCGAGGCCGTGGCGAGAAGCTCGATGGACTGCAGCAGGTTGTAGGCCATCACCGGCAACATCACAATCAATTCAAAATTCGCGGCTTGGCCGCCGACCGTGATGGTCACATCGTTCCCGATCACCTGAGCGCACACCATGGTCACCGACTCTGCAATGACCGGATTGACCTTGCCGGGCATGATGGACGAGCCGGGCTGGGTTTCCGGAAGATTGATTTCCCCGAGGCCGCAGCGCGGACCGGACCCGAGCCAGCGGATGTCGTTGGCAATCTTCATCAGGCTGACGGCCAAGGTACGCAACTCCCCGCTGGCTTCCACGAGAGAATCCTGCGCCGATTGCCCTTCAAAATGGTTGACGGCTTCCTTGAAGCTACAGCCGGTTTCCTTGGAAATGATGGCCATGACCTTGGCCGCGAATTTCGGATGGCAGTTCAGGCCGGTGCCGACCGCGGTCCCGCCGAGCGCGACTTCGCTGAGCGCAGCCTGCGCGCGCTTCATCCGCGCAATCCCCAGTTCGATCTGTCTGGCATACCCGCCGAATTCCTGTCCCAATCGCACCGGCGTAGCATCCTGCAAATGGGTCCGTCCGATTTTGACGATCTTGTCGAACTCGCGGGCCTTACCCTTGAGGGCCTGATGGAGTTGGGTCAGGGCGGGAATCAGTTGCTGTTGAATAGTTTCCGATGCCGCAATGTGGATGGCTGTGGGAATGACATCGTTGCTCGATTGCCCCAGGTTGACGTGGTCGTTCGGGTGTACCAGCTTGCTACCTCTGGCGCCGCCGAGCAATTCCGTGGCCCGGTTGGAAATGACCTCGTTCGTGTTCATGTTGGTGGACGTACCGGAACCGGTCTGAAAAATGTCCACCGGGAATTCCGCGTCCAGCCGGCCATCGACCACTTCGGTGGCGGCCCGCACGATGGCGTCCGCCGGTTTCTTATCGATGAGCTTGAGGGAATGGTTGACCGAGGCTGCGGCCCGCTTGATCAGACCCATCGCGCGGATCATGGAGCGCGGAATGCGCAGGGAACTGATCGGGAAATTTTCGATCGCACGGGCGGTTTGGACGCCATAATACGCGTTGGATGGAACCGGCAACTCCCCCATCGTGTCGCGCTCCATGCGCGTGGCAGTCGTGTGCGATGTGGTGCGATTGGACGTGCGTGAAGCGTTCTTCATCGTCGGATCTCCTCGAATGACTGGCGATTGACCTGCTGGAGCCGCGCATCTTAAACGGTCGGCCCGCGGAAGCACAAGCAGTGGCCGCGTCCAGACGAGGGCGTTCGCCCTGCACGGTCGCGCAGCCAGAGGAAATCACTTTCATAGAGGGAGAACGGTGGGGCCAAAAAAGAAAAGGCCCGCGCATGCGCGGGCCTTGCTTCGCACGCTCAATCAGTCGATCAGGCGACCTTCACATCAATCTGTTTGGGCTTCGCCTTTTCCGATTTCGGGAGATGCAGATGCAGGATGCCATCGGTGTATTCCGCCTTCACCTTGCTCTCATCAACCGTATCAGGCAGCGTGAACGTCCGGACAAACCGGCCGTATGAGCGCTCGACCCGATGATACTTCTTCGCCTTCTCTTCCTTCTCCTGCTTGCGTTCGCCTTGAATGGTGAGCACACCGTCCTCGACCGTGACCTTCACATCTTCCCGCTTCACCTCGGGAAGCTCCGCCTTGATGGCATATTCGGCCTCGGTCTCGCTGATGTCCACCGTCGGCGTCCAATCAGCCACCGTCATCACTTCCCTCCCCTGCCCGCCGTTTCCGCCGGATGCGGGTCGCGCAATCATGCGGTTTAACCGGTCAGACATATCCTGTAACTCTCGAAACGGATCCCAACGTACGATCGCCATGATGCCTCCTCCTTGTGTGTAGACTGTCGGGTTGTCTCCTTGCGACATCCTACTTACAAGTGTGAGGTAAGCTCCTGTCTACCGAAGTCAAGAGTCTGCCGGACAGGCAAATGTTCTAGGCAAGGCCTTGACATTCGGGGGCCCGTCATTATTTAGTAGCCCCCGTTCATATAGGAAGGTGATTGTCATGCTGGAATTCATATCCTACGCGTTACTGGGCGGCATCATGTTCGTCACATCGGTGGTGGTGTGGTGGTTTATCGGTCGAACCGAGTAGGCCCACCGCTGGCCTACCGGCGGTCGATCGGCACGTAATGCCGATCATGTTCGCCTGAATAAATCTGATCCGGTCGATACAGCTTGTTCTCCCGCAACTGCTCCAGCCAGTGCGCCAACCACCCGCTGACCCTCGCCATCGCGAACAGCGGGGTGAAGAGGTCCACTTCAATCCCCATCTTGTCGTAGATAATGCCTGAGTAGAAGTCGACGTTGGGATAGATGCCCTTGTCCTTCAGGCGTTCTCCGGCCAGTTGCTCCACCGCCACCGCCACTTCATAGAGCGGAGAGGTGCCGCACACATTGAACAGCCGCATACAGAGATCCTGCAGGACCGTGGCACGTGGGTCCTTCACTTTGTAGACCCGGTGCCCGAATCCCATGAGTTTCTTCTTGCCTTGAAGTCTGGCTTCGACCGCGGTCTTGGCCTGGACCGGGCTGCCGATCTCCCGCAACATCATGACCACTTCTTCGTTCGCGCCGCCGTGTAACGGGCCTTTCAAGGCGCCGATCGATGACGCCACCACCGTGTAGGGATCAGCCAGCGTCGAGGCCGTGACCATTCCGGCAAAGGTTGAGGCGTTCATCGTATGTTCTGCGTGGAGAATCAAACAGTCGTCGAAGACTTCGCTCCACAGCGGGTGGGGAACGTTTTCGGTCAGCATGTAGAGAAAGTTGTCGGAAAACGGCAAGTCATCGCGCGGGGGAATATATTCGTCCCCCCGTCGCAGTCTGGCCCAGGCCGCCACGATGGTCGGCAGTTTGGCGATCAGGCGCACGGCGGACCAATAGTTATTCTCGACATCTTTGACGTTGCGGCCGGGATAAAACATGCCCAGCGCCGCGACGGCTGCCTGCAAGGCATCCATGGGATGGCCATGTTCAGGCATCACCTTCAGCAAATCCACGATACGAAACTTGATCCGGCGGTGATGGGTGACGTCGTTCACCCACTGGGTCAGTTCGGTGGCGTTCGGCAAGCGCCCGAACAGCAGCAGATAGCTGGTTTCGAGGAACGACGAGTGCTGGCACAGTTCCTCAACGCGAATGCCTCGATATTCAAGGATCCCACGCGTCCCGTCGACATCGCTGATGGCGGATTTGGCGGCGGGAACGCCGGCAAGGCCCGGCATAAAGTCGTGCGGCATAAACTCTCTCTCCTCTCTGATAAGAACTGATCTCGCGTGCTGAGCAATACGGTGGACGGTTCCAGGGAATACGCCTCCGTCCCGGCTCGATGATGGAAGCCGACCCGCCTCAGCTTATCACGATCAAGGCGAACGACCCAGCGGTCACCTTGAATTGAGGGGATTCACTTGGCATACTACCGCGAAACAATCGTGTCGATCGAACGAGAGGTGAGACGTGACGCGATTGGCGCGCATCCTGGTCGCAGTCGGGCTTCTGCTGGCCAGTGTGGCGGCCTTGTGGCTGGGAGGCCGCGAGCGGTCGGCCCAGCAGGCAGAGTCACCCGTTTCGCCGGGATCGCCCCGAGTTGGACGCAGCACGCTGAGTCACGGAGGGCCCGCGACCGGTCCCCTGCCCGAACAGTCCGGTCGCCCATCCGCGTCCAGGCGCGATGTCGGTGCTGATTCTTCTTCCGATGCCACCACGAGGTGAGGCATGAGCCGGTTGTCCTGGCTGTCGTTAGTGTTGTTGACCATCATCTGTACAGCGGCGCCTGGGTGGGGCGATGATGAACAGATATTTTTTGCCGTGATCAGTGCTGCACCGAAAGACAAGATGCGCATCTCCGCGAAGGTGCTGTCAGAGGGAGCGGTATCTGACTCGAAGCTCATCCCGGGGGACGCGGTGGCCGGCAATCCGGTCTGGCGTACGTTAGAAATCTGTCACGCGCTGAAGATTGAAGGAGTGAAAATCGGAGACGGACTGAAGGTGCTGTCGGCCCGGGTACTCGACGCCAGCATGCTCCCGATGGCGCTGCAGGGCTATGCGGGGGATTGCTTGATCAAGAAAGCCGTCGACATTGCGCCGCTGGCGGATTGAACGGAATGGTGTGGAATCGTTAGGTGCACTCCGGGCAGCTCGTGCGCTCCTCGTCCGCGTCACATTCGTCGACCGTAAGGGGGAACAATTGCTCACAGACTCGGCACGTGCGAATCTCGAAGTAGGCCACGCCCTTTTCGTCGATTTCGGTGGGCAACAATAATTCCAGCGGATCGTATCCCAGGCGGGCATCGTCCTCAAATCGGATCACCGCCAGGCGGTCGTTGAAGACTTCGAACGTGGCTTCCGTGCCCTTTCGTTCGAGTCGGTGTCCCACGACAAAGACCGGCTGTCCCTTGCGTTTGGTCCGCAAATCTTTCAGGGTGCGCTGTGTGGCGGTCGTGCAAGCAAACTTGCCGGCCTGATCGCTGGTATCGGTTCCAAAAATTGGCATGGATGGTGGATCGTGTTTCGACGTTGCGTGTCTGCGTCCATGTACCACAGGTGAAAAATTAGCGTCAAGGGAACCCCGAAGGAAGGAGTGCGAAGCAGCGTATGGCGGAGATGACCATTTATCAGAAACCCACCTGTTCAACCTGCCGAGAAGCCGTACGATTGGCGCGCGAGAGCGGACAACCGTTTACCGCCATCAACTACTACGAGACGCCGTTTACAAAAAGCCAGCTCAAGGCCCTGTTGAAAAAGGCCGGGCTTTCGGCGCGTGAGGTCCTGCGGACCAAGGAGGATCTCTACAAATCGTTGAAGCTCGCCGATCCGTCCTTGAGCGAGGATCAACTTGTGGATCACATGATCGCCCATCCGGATCTGATTCAACGGCCGATCGTGGAAAAAGGTGACAAGGCGATGTTAGCGCGCCCGGCTGAGACGATCAGCGAACTTTTATAAGAAAGATTCCAGGCAGGCCGTCGAGGGCGTCGAAGAATTGGTGTCGGCGCCCGCACCAGGAGAGGAGGAGCGGAGATGTTTACATATGGGTCGGCGGATCAAATGTCATTGCTGGGGCGGCTCCTGCAACGGCTCAACCTCCGTTTTCCATCTCTGTTTCTCTTGTTTGCGCTCCTGACGGTGGCGGACTTCATCGTCCCTGACGTGATTCCCTTGGCGGATGAAATCGGACTGGCGTTGCTGACGTTGTTATTTGGTCTGTGGAAAGAGCGCCGCGGGTTTCGTTCCCATGCGACTAATCGTGCCGGCCGGTGAAAAGCGAGTCGGGACCGAAACCGGCACGATCGGAGCAGCCGGAGAAGGGCTGATGGTCGGAGGGGTTGGGCTATGACCGGTCGAGGTGCCCGAAGCGCAGTTTGCCGACCGCCGGGTCGATCCACACCTTGAGATCGCCGGAAAGCACGTGCAGGAGTGTTTCCCCGACCAGCTGACGTCGCCATCCGCGTAGCACCGGAATGTCCAACTCTTCCACCGGCGAGGCGCGTTCGACCAGGGCCTGTAAATCACCGGACGTGGCGATCATGGTCGGTGCGATGTTTTCCATCGCCGCACGTGACTTGAGTACCGCCTGCAGGAGTTCCAGTACGCCGGTGGATTCCGGGTCCGGCTTGCGATCGCGCGGCACGTCCGGCCATTCGGACTCGGGACGAGCCAACGCCTGTTGCATCGTGGCCAGCAATGCCTGCCCGTTGCGCTCGACTTCCGAAGAATACATACCACGCATGCCGCGAAGTTGCTCGAGCGTGCGCGGCGTCTGACGTGCCAATTGGACCAACACCTCATCACGCATCACGCGCCCTCGGGGCACATTGCGGCGCCGCGCCTCCCCTTCCCGCCAGGCAGCGAGATCACGCAGCACTCCCGCGGCGCGCGGCTTGAGACTATCCCACCCTCGAATGCGCTGATACCGTTCCTGCGGGTCGCGCGCCTGCGCGCCCAGCGAGACTTCCAGGCGGGAGAATTCCTCATCCACCCATTGGAGGCGGCCCATGACGGAGAGTTTCTGGCGCAGGTGTCGGTGAATGGGCAGCAGAAACGTCACGTCATCCAGGGCGTAGACCAACTGATCTTGACTCAGCGGACGCTGGCTCCAGTTCGTAAAGGTATGAGCCTTGTCGAGCTTCACGCCCTGCACGCGTTGCACGAGATTGGCATAGGCGGTTTGGGCGCCATACCCGACCATGGCCGCGGCGATCTGAGTGTCGAAAAATGGTTTCGGCAGCCGGCCCGCATGGTGCGCAAACAGCTCAAGGTCCTGGCGTCCGGCGTGCAACACCTTCTCGATCCGGGCTTCGCACACGAGGTCCCAAAATCGAGTCATCGGCGCCCCGCCCTGCACGGCGGGAAAATCAATAACGGCGGCGATGCCATCCGCTGCGACCTGAATGAGTTCCAGTCGCGGGATGAAATGATCCTCCCCCATGAACTCGGTATCGATCGCGATGACCGTGCAGGCCTCCAGGCGGTCGCAGAGCGCGTCGAGCATGTCGTGGGAGGTAATGAACGTCTGGTCCGGTTGCAATGTGGCCATAGGTTACTCGGCAGGACGATATTCTCCGCGTGAAATGGGCGGTTCGGTGTTGCTCAGGCTGAGATATTCTTTGAGAAATTGATAGGCTTCGAGAATACGGCGGAGCTCAGGTTCGGAACTGCGGTCCCCGTTGCGGGCATCGGGGTGAAGTTCCTTTGCGCGCTGCCGGAACGCGGTGGTGACATCGGTAAGCGGAGTGCCGAATTCTAGCCCCAAGAGCTGATAGGCGTCGTAGGCGTTCGTGACTTCGCTGGACGTGCCGGCGGGATTCCCCTCCCCTCCGGCGGCCTTGAGGAAGTCAGCCAGGTTGATCTTGCGGCGGCGGCGGCGTGGGCGTTCGCGTATCTCACTGTCGAGTTCATCCCAGCGGTCTTCGACGAACTCCAACCGGGACTCCAAACGCGCGGCACCGGACACATCGCTCACCCGATCCAGCTCCTCTTCGATTTGCCCCAGGGACCGTTCCACCTCTTCAAGCGCTGGTTCGATGCGGAAGTAGCTGTCTACCCGTTCCTGCATCATGAAATCGACGGCAAACTCCATGCTGTCCACATTCTTGGCGCGCAGCATGCCGATCCGTCGCCGCATACCTCGCTGATATTTAAACAGGCGATTGGTTGAGAAGGCCACAAGTCCTCGTCGGGCGCGACCTCGCGGGCGTGGGGCAAGGTCGCCCGCATCTTAGCACAACCATTTGTTCAGGAATAAGAGTCGGATCGTCGAATCGACCCACGGCCTGCGTTAGAGGCACCACAGCAACAATGCCGCGATACAGGTGGGCGGGAGTGCAGCCAGAAACAGCCTGAGCGGATGCAGGGTTCCCTCATCGAGATGGGGCCGAAGGATTGCTGCGCCGGCGGGATTCGGTGCATTGGCAATGATCGTCAGGCCTCCGCCCGTGACGGCGCCGGCAACCAGCGCGTACTTGAACGCATCTGACAGTCCCTCCACGAGGGAGCTCAGATACGTGAGCGCCGCGTTATCAGTGAAAGCTGTGAGGAGGGTCGCCCCCACAAACACCGCCTCCGGCCCCATGGTCAGGAGCACCGGCTGAAGCCACCATTGTTGTTGCCCGCCCAGCACCACGAGGCCGGCCAGAAAACATGCCACGAGCAGGCCTTCCCGGAGGATGAGACGGTCCTGATGTCGTTCATAGGCTTGGGCAATGCCGAGAAACAACAAGAAGAGGCCGAGGAACAACGCGGGATGGTGGGCAAAACGCACGACCATCGCGAGGAAGGCGACGTGAGTGACGGTGAGCACGATGGGCACGTGATGACGGTCAGCTGGGTTGATGCCGGGCGAGAGCTGGCCGAGTTCTGAACGAAAGATGATCGCCGCGGCTCCCGCATTGATGACGACCGCCAGGGCCGCCTTCCACCCAAAGGTGCTGAGCATGAATGCGAAATCCCAGTGCCAGGTGCCGGCCACCATCAAAATCGGAGGGGCGGCGAATGGCGTGAGTGTGCCGCCAATCGAGACGTTCACGAAGAGCACGCCCAGCGTGCCGTATTTCAACCGGCTGGAGCTACCGGCACGGAAAACGGCATCGCGAAGCAGCAGTGCCGCCAGGGTCATCGCCGCCGGTTCGGTGATCAGAGAGCCGAGCAGAGGGACAAGGGCGAGGATCGTGAAGTAGAGACTCATGCTGCGTGGGAGCGGAAGGGCATGGCTCAGACCACGCACTCCGGACAGTGCCAGCTGCACAATTGGTCTCGTGCCGGCGATCACCATGATGACGAATACAAAGATCGCTTCGGTAAAGTTGCGCGAATTGAGGTAGCCAACAGCGGCGGCCGCGCCGTCTGTCACGAACATCGCCACGATCAGTATACTGGCCCAAAAGCCGAACGCCACTTCCACCTCGCCGAGAAGATGCCACAGCCCCGCATGCCGTGGGCGGGTATGCGC
This window contains:
- a CDS encoding FAD-dependent oxidoreductase, translated to MSATGSETSGHVVIVVGAGPAGMALAKNMADVGHEVIILNRDIKFGGLAEYGIFPSKLKLRGGLKKQYWDMLEQPNVHYFGNVSVGQGKDLSVEELRGLGASAVAFSIGAQGTKAIGVEGDSAKGVFHAKDVVYHFNRLPGFGDRPFDMGKHVAIIGVGDVMVDIAHWLIRYKKVERVTAIARRGPVERKYNPKEIRAVCSNMDQEGIAKEFARIKDRLAAVGQNADEVLTSLTAEFTKCEQTHSSSKMGFRFLASPKRVLVDGNNRVRALEMEENKLEPKGDDTAAVGLKQYYEFPVDSVVFAVGDRVDDTVGLPYKNGVYVTNPTKTANDPDDALFQAYDEKSGQVVDGVFLAGWARKASEGLVGIAKRDGDWCAEVITRYLANKTGSSRTGAKDVLAKLQVLLKDRKSKPVDLDGLKVLDAVEKAHAGSPDAIGEFKFASNADMLAHIERGRA
- a CDS encoding class II fumarate hydratase, encoding MKNASRTSNRTTSHTTATRMERDTMGELPVPSNAYYGVQTARAIENFPISSLRIPRSMIRAMGLIKRAAASVNHSLKLIDKKPADAIVRAATEVVDGRLDAEFPVDIFQTGSGTSTNMNTNEVISNRATELLGGARGSKLVHPNDHVNLGQSSNDVIPTAIHIAASETIQQQLIPALTQLHQALKGKAREFDKIVKIGRTHLQDATPVRLGQEFGGYARQIELGIARMKRAQAALSEVALGGTAVGTGLNCHPKFAAKVMAIISKETGCSFKEAVNHFEGQSAQDSLVEASGELRTLAVSLMKIANDIRWLGSGPRCGLGEINLPETQPGSSIMPGKVNPVIAESVTMVCAQVIGNDVTITVGGQAANFELIVMLPVMAYNLLQSIELLATASTNFAVKCISGIKANEERCKSLIEESLAMCTALAPVIGYEAAAKLAKDAYKSGKTVRQVAREQNVLPEKRLTQLLDPWRMTQAGGPVGSAGG
- a CDS encoding Hsp20/alpha crystallin family protein, which translates into the protein MMAIVRWDPFRELQDMSDRLNRMIARPASGGNGGQGREVMTVADWTPTVDISETEAEYAIKAELPEVKREDVKVTVEDGVLTIQGERKQEKEEKAKKYHRVERSYGRFVRTFTLPDTVDESKVKAEYTDGILHLHLPKSEKAKPKQIDVKVA
- a CDS encoding citrate synthase, whose translation is MPHDFMPGLAGVPAAKSAISDVDGTRGILEYRGIRVEELCQHSSFLETSYLLLFGRLPNATELTQWVNDVTHHRRIKFRIVDLLKVMPEHGHPMDALQAAVAALGMFYPGRNVKDVENNYWSAVRLIAKLPTIVAAWARLRRGDEYIPPRDDLPFSDNFLYMLTENVPHPLWSEVFDDCLILHAEHTMNASTFAGMVTASTLADPYTVVASSIGALKGPLHGGANEEVVMMLREIGSPVQAKTAVEARLQGKKKLMGFGHRVYKVKDPRATVLQDLCMRLFNVCGTSPLYEVAVAVEQLAGERLKDKGIYPNVDFYSGIIYDKMGIEVDLFTPLFAMARVSGWLAHWLEQLRENKLYRPDQIYSGEHDRHYVPIDRR
- the arsC gene encoding arsenate reductase (glutaredoxin) (This arsenate reductase requires both glutathione and glutaredoxin to convert arsenate to arsenite, after which the efflux transporter formed by ArsA and ArsB can extrude the arsenite from the cell, providing resistance.) codes for the protein MAEMTIYQKPTCSTCREAVRLARESGQPFTAINYYETPFTKSQLKALLKKAGLSAREVLRTKEDLYKSLKLADPSLSEDQLVDHMIAHPDLIQRPIVEKGDKAMLARPAETISELL
- the rnd gene encoding ribonuclease D, encoding MATLQPDQTFITSHDMLDALCDRLEACTVIAIDTEFMGEDHFIPRLELIQVAADGIAAVIDFPAVQGGAPMTRFWDLVCEARIEKVLHAGRQDLELFAHHAGRLPKPFFDTQIAAAMVGYGAQTAYANLVQRVQGVKLDKAHTFTNWSQRPLSQDQLVYALDDVTFLLPIHRHLRQKLSVMGRLQWVDEEFSRLEVSLGAQARDPQERYQRIRGWDSLKPRAAGVLRDLAAWREGEARRRNVPRGRVMRDEVLVQLARQTPRTLEQLRGMRGMYSSEVERNGQALLATMQQALARPESEWPDVPRDRKPDPESTGVLELLQAVLKSRAAMENIAPTMIATSGDLQALVERASPVEELDIPVLRGWRRQLVGETLLHVLSGDLKVWIDPAVGKLRFGHLDRS
- a CDS encoding J domain-containing protein: MAFSTNRLFKYQRGMRRRIGMLRAKNVDSMEFAVDFMMQERVDSYFRIEPALEEVERSLGQIEEELDRVSDVSGAARLESRLEFVEDRWDELDSEIRERPRRRRRKINLADFLKAAGGEGNPAGTSSEVTNAYDAYQLLGLEFGTPLTDVTTAFRQRAKELHPDARNGDRSSEPELRRILEAYQFLKEYLSLSNTEPPISRGEYRPAE
- a CDS encoding putative Na+/H+ antiporter translates to MRPYYAAPRCTCFNQEPDVTPTTIQLIGTILFAVAIAHTFATSFFEHLAHTRPRHAGLWHLLGEVEVAFGFWASILIVAMFVTDGAAAAVGYLNSRNFTEAIFVFVIMVIAGTRPIVQLALSGVRGLSHALPLPRSMSLYFTILALVPLLGSLITEPAAMTLAALLLRDAVFRAGSSSRLKYGTLGVLFVNVSIGGTLTPFAAPPILMVAGTWHWDFAFMLSTFGWKAALAVVINAGAAAIIFRSELGQLSPGINPADRHHVPIVLTVTHVAFLAMVVRFAHHPALFLGLFLLFLGIAQAYERHQDRLILREGLLVACFLAGLVVLGGQQQWWLQPVLLTMGPEAVFVGATLLTAFTDNAALTYLSSLVEGLSDAFKYALVAGAVTGGGLTIIANAPNPAGAAILRPHLDEGTLHPLRLFLAALPPTCIAALLLWCL